One window from the genome of Nicotiana tomentosiformis chromosome 5, ASM39032v3, whole genome shotgun sequence encodes:
- the LOC104093532 gene encoding uncharacterized protein isoform X2: protein MGEVGSNYATWYGKRSRVDQDPEQPAKRPHVQQFTDGAREHRVWLAKEKEYRTTINKLEEQIEKIKFDSSLQAAEDEGEKKRLTRENEALRAQIQRMKIAAETPVRSERDEKIITNLRRKVHDYDFDLTKAERDLLNAQEKLTKSAEEHARLAHQLKQKYDKEVAILQKKLVALENEMVKQIKDFKTEREHFYALIYQLQESMQQLQDQNNTDTQVLEARAQQIGRLLQEKGVIRMRIKEIADYVVMKCHECEDMTKSIFFASVMTFVRQVMVDLDHLQEDIARRPVQSRKPSEYQWRLLCIFDFLVSF, encoded by the coding sequence ATGGGAGAAGTAGGATCCAACTACGCCACATGGTATGGTAAAAGAAGCCGGGTCGATCAAGATCCAGAACAACCCGCCAAAAGGCCCCATGTCCAGCAATTCACTGATGGAGCAAGAGAGCATAGGgtttggttagctaaagaaaaggaataccgGACTACTATAAACAAACTAGaagaacaaattgaaaaaattaaatttgatagtagtttgcaggcAGCCGAAGATGAGGGGGAAAAGAAGAGGTTGACTAgggaaaatgaagcccttcgagcCCAAATCCAGAGAATGAAAATAGCCGCTGAGACACCGGTAAGAAGTGAGagagatgagaaaattataaccaaCCTAAGGCGGAAAGTGCATGATTATGATTTTGACTTGACAAAGGCCGAAAGGGACTTGTTAAATGCTCAAGAAAAGTTGACCAAAAGTGCGGAAGAACATGCTAGATTAGCCcaccagttgaagcagaaatatgacaaagaagtagcAATTTTACAGAAAAAGTTGGTTGCCTTGGAAAATGAAATGGTCAAGCAAATAAAGGATTTCAAGACAGAAAGAGAGCATTTCTATGCATTGATTTACCAACTACAAGAAAGCATGCAACAGTTACAAGACCAAAATAACACAGATACACAAGTGTTAGAGGCTCGGGCCCAACAGATTGGACGTTTgcttcaagaaaagggtgtcatcagaatgaggattaaagagatagctgattatgttgtaatgaaatgccatgaatgtgaagacatgaccaagtctatattttttgcttctgtaatgacattcgttcgacaggtgatggttgacctagaccaccttcaagaagatattgcccgTAGGCCCGTGCAGAGCCGCAAGCCCTCGGAGTACCagtggaggctcttatgtatttttgattttttagttagtttttga
- the LOC104093532 gene encoding uncharacterized protein isoform X1, with protein MWWDVLGEVSKRSVIKALGGLTGFLEIKPRVDIIEALIPFWDPTHNVFHFSDFELTPTLEEIAGYVGFEGKLRYQYPVAPRTITPHKFLDLLSISRQGKDENLAGGFCTFRFLYSRYGDPHGFEAPDTGLNHQENKDKWEARRGLAFVVAFLGTLICPRSDRHIELGLAGVANFMVKKANGTIIPMILAKIYRALTTCRAGTKFFEGCNLLLQMWLVEHLCHRPGYMNYCLTGLNCIEEYENRVNGHELPEGTEAWFAYLGSLNSNRIEWTFGWLPVDEVIYMSAGVCFLLLIGLRSIHPYSPHRVLRQLGRYQTVPYDENLSPQVIELCPKATFPEERVRQIWHQCRLLEP; from the coding sequence ATGTGGTGGGACGTCCTGGGGGAGGTCAGCAAGCGTTCTGTGATAAAGGCTTTAGGTGGGCTCACTGGTTTTCTGGAAATTAAACCAAGGGTTGATATAATcgaagctttgataccgttttgggacccgacacacaatgttttccacttctctgatttCGAGTTGACCCCTACACTAGAGGAGATAGCAGGTTATGTTGGTTTCGAAGGAAAGTTAAGGTATCAatatccagtagcaccaagaactataacccctcataagtttttggacctCCTCAGTATTAGCCGGCAGGGTAAAGATGAAAATTTAGCCGGAGGATTCTGCACATTCCGTTTCTTATACAGCCGGTATGGGGACCCCCACGGATTTGAGGCTCCGGACACTGGTTTGAATCATCAGGAAAATAAAGACAAATGGGAAGCACGCAGGGGTTTGGCCtttgtggtggcatttttaggcactctgatatgcccaaggagtgaCAGACATATAGAATTGGGGCTCGCAGGAGTGGCCAACTTTATGGTCAAAAAGGCCAATGGCACTATCATACCGATGATTCTCGCAAAAATTTACCGAGCTTTAACCACTTGTCGAGCCGGGACAAAGTTTTTTGAGGGTTGCAACTTGCTTTTACAAATGTGGTTAGTAGAACATCTTTGTCATCGCCCAGGTTACATGAACTACTGTCTGACCGGACTTAATTGCATCGAAGAATATGAAAATCGAGTAAACGGTCATGAGTTGCCAGAAGGTACTGAGGCATGGTTCGCGTATTTGGGTTCTTTAAACTCAAATCGAATTGAGTGGACTTTCGGTTGGCTTCCGGTCGATGAAGTTATTTATATGTCCGCCGgagtgtgctttcttttattaATAGGTCTTCGGAGTATTCATCCATATTCCCCGCATCGGGTCCTACGCCAATTGGGCAGATACCAAACAGTCCCCTATGACGAAAATTTGAGTCCACAGGTTATTGAACTATGCCCAAAAGCCACATTTCCAGAAGAAAGGGTTCGCCAGATTTGGCACCAATGTAGGCTCCTGGAACCATAG